From the genome of Bombus huntii isolate Logan2020A chromosome 14, iyBomHunt1.1, whole genome shotgun sequence, one region includes:
- the LOC126873463 gene encoding 40S ribosomal protein S18 isoform X1 gives MFQSLVIPEKFQHILRVMGTNIDGNRKVMFAMTAIKGVGRRYANIVLKKADIDLDKRAGECSEEEVEKIVTIMANPRQYKIPDWFLNRQKDIVDGKYSQLTSSYLDSKLREDLERMKKIRAHRGLRHYWGLRVRGQHTKTTGRRGRTVGVSKKK, from the exons ATGTTTCAGTCGCTTGTAATTCCAGAGAAGTTCCAACACATTCTTCGTGTCATGGGCACGAACATTGATGGTAATAGAAAAGTTATGTTTGCTATGACAGCAATTAAAGGTGTTGGTCGTCGTTACGCCAACATCGTTTTAAAAAAAGCTGATATCGATCTAGATAAGCGTGCTGGAGAATGCTCAGAGGAGGAA gttgaaaaaattgtaacaaTTATGGCTAATCCTAGACAGTACAAAATCCCAGATTGGTTCTTGAATAGACAAAAAGATATTGTTGATGGCAAATATTCACAG ctTACTAGTTCATATCTGGATTCAAAACTTCGTGAGGACTTGGAACGAATGAAGAAAATTCGTGCTCACCGAGGTTTACGTCATTACTGGGGCTTGCGTGTACGTGGTCAGCACACAAAGACTACGGGTCGTCGCGGTCGTACAGTAGGTGTATCAAAAAAgaagtaa
- the LOC126873463 gene encoding 40S ribosomal protein S18 isoform X2 translates to MSLVIPEKFQHILRVMGTNIDGNRKVMFAMTAIKGVGRRYANIVLKKADIDLDKRAGECSEEEVEKIVTIMANPRQYKIPDWFLNRQKDIVDGKYSQLTSSYLDSKLREDLERMKKIRAHRGLRHYWGLRVRGQHTKTTGRRGRTVGVSKKK, encoded by the exons ATG TCGCTTGTAATTCCAGAGAAGTTCCAACACATTCTTCGTGTCATGGGCACGAACATTGATGGTAATAGAAAAGTTATGTTTGCTATGACAGCAATTAAAGGTGTTGGTCGTCGTTACGCCAACATCGTTTTAAAAAAAGCTGATATCGATCTAGATAAGCGTGCTGGAGAATGCTCAGAGGAGGAA gttgaaaaaattgtaacaaTTATGGCTAATCCTAGACAGTACAAAATCCCAGATTGGTTCTTGAATAGACAAAAAGATATTGTTGATGGCAAATATTCACAG ctTACTAGTTCATATCTGGATTCAAAACTTCGTGAGGACTTGGAACGAATGAAGAAAATTCGTGCTCACCGAGGTTTACGTCATTACTGGGGCTTGCGTGTACGTGGTCAGCACACAAAGACTACGGGTCGTCGCGGTCGTACAGTAGGTGTATCAAAAAAgaagtaa